TTTTGATAAACACGAGGCTAGTATTCCTAATTTAGGAATGGTGCAAATGGAAGATGAAGAAACTGGCGAATTAATGTTAGTCAATACAGGATCAAAATCAGTAAGACATAATTACGCTAAGTTTTATAACCAGAAAGTTGCCTATTATAAAGATAGTTTTGCTAAATCTGGAGCAGGTAGTTTAGCTTGCAGAACAGATGAGAGTTACGTAAAAAAACTATTAGGTTATTTTAAAACTAGAGGATAATTAATTAGAGTAAAGTAAAAACTTAACAGTGAATACAAAAATAAATTATAATAGGTTGGGTACAATTAAGACTATAAGTATAGGTCTTATTGCTTTTACCTTTTTGCTTTTACCATTCATTTCTTTTTCACAAGTTAAAGCTACAATAGATTCTACTTCCATTAAAATTGGACAACAAATTACTTATAAGATTGAGGTAGAGACTGATACTGTAAATAGCGTTGTGTTTCCGGTTGGTCAAACTTTTATGCCTTTAGAAATGATTGAGGCCTATAAAACAGATACAACAAAGCAACAAGCTAAATATAAACTGATTAAAAAATATGGACTAACCCAATTTGATTCTGGTCAATACGTTATTCCTAAACAAAAAATAATTATTGCAGGTAAGCAATATTTAACAGACTCGTTATTAGTTAAAGTCAACAACATAGTTGTAGACACAACAAAACAAAAATTATACAACATCAAACCTATGATAGCGGTTGAAAAACCAGCTAGCGATTGGTGGAAGTATGTTTTATTAGCATTAGTAATAGTAAGTCTAATTGGATTTCTAATTTACTGGTTTGTATGGCGTAAAAAACCTTTAACAGAAGAGGAGCAAATAGCTTTACTACCACCTTATGATAGAGCAAAATTAGCATTACAAAAATTAGACGAGAGCAATTACCTAGCTTATGATAAGTATAAAGAGTATTACTCAGAGTTGACCTTAGCAATCCGTAAATATTTAGACGAAAAAGTTTACGACAGAGCGTTAGAAAGTACCACAGACGAGCTAATTACGCGCTTAGAAGTATTAAGTGATGGTAATCAAATTGAATTAACAAAAGACCATATTAAAAAAATCGAATCGGTTTTAAAACGTGCCGATTTAGTAAAGTTTGCAAAGTCTGCTCCAGATGTAGAGTTAGCAAAAATTGATAGAACAGTAATTGATCAAGAAATTGATTATGTAAAAGAAGCGTTACCAGAAGCTTCAGAAGAAGAAAAACTTTTAGATTTAGAATATAAAAAACAACAAGAAAAAAAGGAGTTTCGTCAAAAAGTATGGGTGACTATCGCTGCCATTATTTTTATGTTGGGACTAACATTTGCAGCTTTTAGTTACAGGTATGGTTTTAATTATGTCGTAGACACTATTTTTCAAAAGGACACAAAACAATTATTAGAAGGTGGTTGGGTTGACAGTGATTACGGTTTTCCGCCAATAACTATATCTACTCCAGAAGTTTTAAAGCGTGAAGAAGTAGCAATACCAGACGATTTAATCGATAAAATAAAAATTTCTAGTTTTAAATATGAACTAGAAGATAAGTTTACGGTAGATATTACATCTACAGTAGTTAAAAGCTCACCAGATCAAGAAGATGCACCTTCTCCAGAAACTAATGTATTAAAAGCTATTGAAGATAATTTAAAAGCTATTGAAGCAGATGGTGGAAGAAATATAATTTCTAACAAAGACAAGTTTAAAACTCCAAATGGAGCAGAAGGTGTTAAAACATCCGGAACATTTGATTATCCAATAGATGACGATAAAGAGGATTATGTAAATGGACAATTTGTAATTTTAAGTTTTGCTAATAAAGATGTAACTCAGCAAATATTAATTACATATTTGAAGGATGATATTTATTTAGACCAAGTTGTAGAGCGTGTTTTAGCGTCTGTAGAACTTAATCAAAAAGAAGACTAATGTTAGACGGGATTACATTTTTAAATAAAGAATTTTTCTGGCTGTTACTGGCATTGCCATTAGCAATAGTTTGGTATGTTTTTAAGCACAAACAGCAAAACGCAGAACTAAAAATATCTAGCCTTAAAGGGTTTAAAATTACTAATTCTTGGCTGCCAAAATTAAAACATTTATTATTTGCTTTGCGCCTTTTGGCTTTAGGTGTTTTAATAGTTGCATTAGCAAGACCACGCACATCAGAGACTAACACAAAAACCAAAACAACTAGAGGTATAGATATTGTTATGGCAATTGACGTATCTGCAAGTATGTTAGCAAAAGATTTAAAACCTAATAGGTTAGAAGCGCTAAAAAATGTGGCTTCAAAATTTATAAAAGGAAGACCAAATGATAGAATAGGTTTGGTGGAATATGCAGGAGAAAGTTACACAAAAACACCAATTACTAGTGATAAGTCAATAGTTTTAAATTCACTTGAGGATATTAAATACAATACCATTATAGAAGGTGGTACAGCAATTGGAATGGGCTTAGCAACAGCTGTTAACAGATTAAAAGATAGTAAAGCTAAAAGTAAAGTCATTATACTATTAACAGATGGAGTCAATAATTCTGGTGTGTTAAATC
The genomic region above belongs to Olleya sp. Hel_I_94 and contains:
- a CDS encoding BatD family protein, which gives rise to MNTKINYNRLGTIKTISIGLIAFTFLLLPFISFSQVKATIDSTSIKIGQQITYKIEVETDTVNSVVFPVGQTFMPLEMIEAYKTDTTKQQAKYKLIKKYGLTQFDSGQYVIPKQKIIIAGKQYLTDSLLVKVNNIVVDTTKQKLYNIKPMIAVEKPASDWWKYVLLALVIVSLIGFLIYWFVWRKKPLTEEEQIALLPPYDRAKLALQKLDESNYLAYDKYKEYYSELTLAIRKYLDEKVYDRALESTTDELITRLEVLSDGNQIELTKDHIKKIESVLKRADLVKFAKSAPDVELAKIDRTVIDQEIDYVKEALPEASEEEKLLDLEYKKQQEKKEFRQKVWVTIAAIIFMLGLTFAAFSYRYGFNYVVDTIFQKDTKQLLEGGWVDSDYGFPPITISTPEVLKREEVAIPDDLIDKIKISSFKYELEDKFTVDITSTVVKSSPDQEDAPSPETNVLKAIEDNLKAIEADGGRNIISNKDKFKTPNGAEGVKTSGTFDYPIDDDKEDYVNGQFVILSFANKDVTQQILITYLKDDIYLDQVVERVLASVELNQKED
- a CDS encoding vWA domain-containing protein; the encoded protein is MLDGITFLNKEFFWLLLALPLAIVWYVFKHKQQNAELKISSLKGFKITNSWLPKLKHLLFALRLLALGVLIVALARPRTSETNTKTKTTRGIDIVMAIDVSASMLAKDLKPNRLEALKNVASKFIKGRPNDRIGLVEYAGESYTKTPITSDKSIVLNSLEDIKYNTIIEGGTAIGMGLATAVNRLKDSKAKSKVIILLTDGVNNSGVLNPKIASELAIEFNIKVYTIGLGTNGMALSPVSALSNGRFQYDRVQVEIDEDLLKDIAKVTGGQYFRATNNQKLEQIYTEINKLEKTEIDEIKFTTYQEHFRPFVWIAGLLLLIEFLIRITLFRSFV